The following are encoded together in the Dama dama isolate Ldn47 chromosome 29, ASM3311817v1, whole genome shotgun sequence genome:
- the ANP32B gene encoding acidic leucine-rich nuclear phosphoprotein 32 family member B: MDMKRRIHLELRNRTPAAVRELVLDNCKSNDGKIEGLTAEFVNLEFLSLINVGLISVSNLPKLPKLKKLELSDNRICGGLDMLAEKLPNLTHLNLSGNKLKDISTLEPLKKLECLKSLDLFNCEVTNLNDYRESVFKLLPQLTYLDGYDREDREAPDSDAEVDGVDEEEDDEEGEDEDKEEDEDGEEEEFDDEEDDDEDEDAEGEEDEDEVSGEEEEFGQDGEVDEDDEDEDEDEDEDEEEEESGKGEKRKRETDDEGEDD, encoded by the exons atggaCATGAAGAGGAGGATCCACCTGGAGCTGAGGAACCGGACCCCGGCAGCT GTTCGAGAACTTGTCCTGGACAATTGCAAATCAAAtgatgggaaaattgagggctTAACAGCTGAATTTGTGAACTTAGAGTTCCTCAGTTTAATAAATGTAGGCTTGATTTCAGTTTCAAATCTTCCCAAACTACCTAAATTGAAAAAG CTTGAGCTCAGTGACAATAGAATCTGTGGAGGTCTGGATATGTTAGCAGAAAAACTTCCAAATCTTACACATCTAAACTTAAGTGGGAATAAGCTGAAGGACATCAGCACGCTGGAGCCTTTG AAAAAGTTGGAATGTCTGAAGAGCCTGGATCTGTTTAACTGTGAGGTTACTAACCTGAATGACTACCGAGAGAGTGTCTTCAAGCTCCTGCCCCAGCTGACCTATCTGGATGGCTATGACCGGGAGGACCGTGAAGCCCCAGACTCAGACGCCGAGGTGGATGGTGTGGATGAAGAAGAGGATGATGAGG AAGGAGAAGATGAGGataaggaggaggatgaagacgGTGAGGAAGAAGAGTTTGATGATGAAGAGGATGACGATGAAGATGAAGATGCAGAAGGGGAGGAGGACGAGGATGAAGTCAGTGGGGAG GAAGAAGAGTTTGGACAAGACGGAGAAGTTGATGAAGATGACGAGGATGAGGACgaagatgaagatgaagatgaag aagaggaagaaagcgGGAAAGgtgaaaagaggaagagagaaacagatgaTGAAGGAGAAGATGATTAA